The genomic segment CCCACTGTTTGCATCCTCACCAGTAGCTCTCATTTGATGGATTCGCTGTTCGCTCCGCTCGTCGTGCTTGGAAGAAGCTCGTGAGAACTCCAAGGCTTCATCCTGAAAACCTGCGTTAGCCAACAACGCAACCCAGCGGAACCACGATTCCTCGTCGAGTCCTACTGAACGCTGCTTTTCCAAGGCTTCTGCAAATCGGGCACAGTGTTCCCCGAGTTTATTGAAAAGGGAGCTATCCGATTGGTTAGCGTTTCGCACTGGATTGTTCTTTGACATGCGTTTTAGCATCCAATTGGGCGCTGCTGGCATCAAAACTCCCATGGAGTATGCCCTCCTTTCCACTCGTATAAGTCCCCGTTAGCGTGTCGGGAAGGAGGCAGTACCGTTTGATTCCCGTCCCCGAGCAAAGCACATTCCTCGTGTAGCTTTTCAGGATGGCTTTTTGAGTATTTGGAAACCTTGTTGTCTGAGAGGACGGCGTACATGAGCCGTCTTCCCCCGCCAGGAGTCGAGAACTCGCAGGTCTCGGGCAGATCGCCTTCACTCCACTCCTTCAACAGATCTTCTCCGTACTCTCCATCCACGTCGATTGCGACGATGCCGGAACGGGAACCAAGAACCAGCCCGACGTTCATGGAAGGCCAAATCCGTGCCCATTCTTCTATCTTTTCGTCATCAGGTACTAATGCGTTTGGCCAGTCTTGGATGAGCGGTGTTTTGCCAGGTTTGCTGCAATTCTTGCGATGATGTTCGCTCATACCACTGTGGTCGTTCGAACAAAGCGGGATAACTGGCCAACCTAGCCTAGCGTAAGCTTTCATTGCTTCTGGAACATTGCTGTATGGAAGTATGGATTTTTTAGTCATTCAAACCACCTGCTTTAGAAATGTCATATATGGTCTCCCCTGTACGGGTTTACTCAGCTTGGTCATGGTTGTCCAGTTCGGTGTCGATACCGTTAGAATGTTCCTGCTTTTTGAGAGCGATAAAAGCTACCAATTGATCGCCAATGTTTAAGTATGTCGTTTCTGGAAAAGAAACGCTGCTCTTGTCGCTAAAATCAAGGGCGAAAAGATCGGTTAGCTCTTCGACCAGCTCTGTGGAATAAATTACGCCTTTTTTACCATTTTTTCGTAAGTTAAAGGCTGTTATATCGTCAGGAAGTCCGTTGCCGATGGCAATACCTTCATCGTTGATTGCAATCTGCACTGCGTCATCCGCACCGATCACTTCGAGCAGCTCGTCTGCAATCATGAGGCGCTTGCCGTTCTTGGCTGTGTTTACGATCGTGAGCTTACTAGTACTGCCAACAGCTTTTGGTGAGGGCTTGCTTTTTGTTGCTCGGAAGTTTAACGCACTGTAGTCTGCTTGCTCTACGGATGTCTGCTGATTGTTTTCTGGTTTCTTTGCATTCATCATTATTTGGATTCTCCTCCAACATAAGTATTGAAAGCTTCGCAACTGTTTACGAGATCTACCTCACCTAGGTTAGGCACTCCCCGCTGTGACCAGCATTTTAGTAGAAAAAATTTTGGACTTTTTTCCTGCTACATTGGCTTACTATTCTACAAGGGGCGTATCAAGCTGGTCGATTAGAAACTCTATTTGGAAATTTGAAACTCCCAACTCTGTTAATCTGGCAGCAATCTCCGGTCCCAAAAAACTGTTAGCTATATAGGCAACATCGTCTACTGTTACGACGAACGGGCCCTCATCAGCCTCACATCCAAAAATGACTTGACCATCGACTCTCTTTACCCCAGTAACCCCAGTTGTTGACTGCTTTATGTTCTCAAAAAGGATCTCACGTTCACTTTCATTATCTGGGTTCGGCACAATCACATTGTAATACGGCATAAAAAACGAGAACTCGTCGATGTACTCAAAACCCAAGCCGAAGTGAAATTTTGCTTTATGACTACCAAGTAGAACATTGATAATATTTTCTGTGGCCTGCACACCATACTGTTTAAGAAGAACTCTGAGTTTCATTGTAAATTCGCTCCTTATGTTTTCTGGCGGTATTGCTTGATCCTTCTAGTGGCAATTACACATCGGAATCAAGTCGAGTGAGTAATATCGTGCAAACCAGTTCTTCTTGAAGCCCTTATTGATCTGATCTACACACCGATCTACCTCATCCTGTGTTTGAAACATAATCGGCTTCGGCAATACCCATTCGGCTTGTACACCTCTGGATGTAAGGCAAACCAGGTTTGGTTTCGGCTTTAGTTTTTTTACATCTTTTAGCATCTTGTGATAGATGTAAGCCTGAATGACTTTCGGATCCTCTCTTTCGAGTAATCCTTTTTCAAATCTGATATTGCCTTCATGGAACGTAGCCTTGTAGCCTACAAATGTAGTTGAGGTCGGCATAACGAGCAACCATCCTTTCGTTTATTGTTGTCTACGCTTTTCATTATGCCTTCATGTGGTGAACCTGCTCGACGACATAAAATCATAAATTATGTCGTCAATTTGCAAAAAAATACCCCCGATGAGATCACTCATCGGGGGTGTCCGGTCCTTCTATATCTGCTAGCAATTCTTCAAGCTCATTACGATGTTGCTGTATTTCATCCAATTCTGTACGTATTTGTTTTTCATATTTAGCGAAAACTTCTTGTTGTATTTCATTTAAAATATGTAATTGATGTATATATGGATAATCGTGTATCATCTTCACAATAGTATGTAATGTCGAACTAATGTTGTAGTAGCATACCAATAGAGAATAACTTAAGTTCTCGTCTAGTTCTAAAAGGAATGATCTCCTTTCTTCTTCATTCATTTCTCCTGATGTATGCTTCATCATCTGATTAAAGAATATAAACATATCCTCAACTTCAATTGTGTCTTCTTTCCCCTGAGCTATTTTCTTTAGATAGCTGTCTTTACGACTCAATTCTAGAGAAATTGCACTCACAATCGCTTCTTTTTCTACTTCAAATGCATATTGCTCATTTTCATCTTTTGCTTTGCCTTCTCCCAATCCAATATAGTATAGGAGACTTTCAAACAAGCGTTCTAACTGACGAGAAGACAATGCCTTCCCGTCTTGTGATTCATCAATTAATTTATTGTGTACCTTCTTGGCTATCTTTGAATAAGTAATCATCCCTTTATTAGGTCGTTTAAATTGTCTTTTACCTGGGTTTTTATTATTGTCTTGAACACTCATCTTCAGCTTCTCCCGTATTTAATCTAATTAACTGGCCCGTTATTCGAAAAAAATTATCCGTCACTTATGGTACGGTTCCCCCCGACTAATCCGAAACGCCCGATAAACCTGCTCCAGCAGCACCAACCTCACCAACTGATGCGGAAACGTCATCTTCGAAAACGACAGCAACGCATCCGCCCGCTTCAACACCTGATCAGCCAACCCCAACGACCCACCTATCACAAACGCCACCTGACTGCGTCCATGCAAAGCCAGCTTGTCCATCTCCGCAGACAGCTTCTCCGACGACCACATTTGTCCATCAATCGCCAGCGCAATCACATACTGATCCTGCTTGATCTGCGCCAGGATGCGCTCGCCTTCCTTGCGCTTCACCTGCTCCATCTCCGCCGCGCTCATCTCTTCCGGCGCCTTTTCATCATTGACCTCTATCACTTGCAGCTTGCAGTAAGCAGACAGGCGCTTGCTGTATTCATCAATGCCCTCACGCAAATACTTCTCCTTCAGCTTCCCTACCGTAACAATCGAAATTTGCATGATCCTACATTCCCTTCTCTTTCAAAAGCGCAATCTGCCCAGGCTCTCCACATTCCCGACAACGCTTGTCTACTCCATCACCCTCAATCGCCTGTACCGCATACGTATCCGGCGCCGCCTCAAAATCATTTACGTAATCATCCAACTCCTGCTCCAAATGCTCCATGCAAGCAAACCGCACCGGATACTCCACCAATAACTCAACTTCTTTGCCTTCTATTTGTAAGCTTTTCATCTTCATGTCCATATCAAATTTCCTCTTTTCCGTTCAATAATGTCGCTTCCTATTCTACCCCAGAACAGCAACAAAACAAATGAATCCACCAAAAAGGCCTCGATGAGTTTCCAAACATAATCCTCTGTATTTTATAGCTTTTGTTTTTTAACCTTCGACGGACAGTTAAAGCTTTAGAGAGAAAAAAGAAGAAAAAAGCGAAAGTCTTTGGGATACCAACCGAAGCGTAATGGAAAAAGTGAAACTGCCTTTAGCGTCCACCTCTGAGATACTGCGCAGCTGCGCGACTTTGGACGCGGGTTTCTTTTTTTACATGGAGCTGGGCAGAACC from the Brevibacillus brevis genome contains:
- a CDS encoding bifunctional DNA primase/polymerase — its product is MTKKSILPYSNVPEAMKAYARLGWPVIPLCSNDHSGMSEHHRKNCSKPGKTPLIQDWPNALVPDDEKIEEWARIWPSMNVGLVLGSRSGIVAIDVDGEYGEDLLKEWSEGDLPETCEFSTPGGGRRLMYAVLSDNKVSKYSKSHPEKLHEECALLGDGNQTVLPPSRHANGDLYEWKGGHTPWEF
- the rlmH gene encoding 23S rRNA (pseudouridine(1915)-N(3))-methyltransferase RlmH, whose amino-acid sequence is MQISIVTVGKLKEKYLREGIDEYSKRLSAYCKLQVIEVNDEKAPEEMSAAEMEQVKRKEGERILAQIKQDQYVIALAIDGQMWSSEKLSAEMDKLALHGRSQVAFVIGGSLGLADQVLKRADALLSFSKMTFPHQLVRLVLLEQVYRAFRISRGEPYHK
- a CDS encoding CxxH/CxxC protein → MDMKMKSLQIEGKEVELLVEYPVRFACMEHLEQELDDYVNDFEAAPDTYAVQAIEGDGVDKRCRECGEPGQIALLKEKGM